One Sphingomicrobium sp. XHP0239 DNA segment encodes these proteins:
- the lepB gene encoding signal peptidase I, whose amino-acid sequence MSSSAPPETSAPLSNEGAEEVVDAPPRRKWTAGRMAGVVWDELRGLFWVMLAVLGFHSFIAKPFYIPSESMMPILLEGDRLLVSKFPYGYSHVSPTIPNPAALTRMLLLGGPAEPWSIVLPSVGGRLFGRYPTRGDIVIVTPPTRSDDYIKRVIGLPGDTIAVTGGRLVINGTAVKAERRPPALIPVDANMPCGLFDGTRMRTTDGALVCQLPIVRETLPNGVSFDTVDMGYRQSSDEFGPITVPDGHVFLMGDNRDRSSDSRVELEFGGLGGAVPVERIGGRAEFITFSLDGTTRLSPATWFTSLRDGRSWSGLRARPTTNEERE is encoded by the coding sequence TTGAGTAGCTCTGCCCCACCCGAAACCTCTGCACCGCTGTCGAACGAGGGTGCCGAGGAAGTCGTCGACGCTCCGCCGCGCCGCAAATGGACCGCGGGCAGGATGGCTGGCGTCGTCTGGGACGAACTGCGCGGGCTCTTCTGGGTGATGCTCGCGGTTCTGGGTTTTCACAGCTTCATCGCCAAGCCCTTCTACATTCCGTCGGAAAGCATGATGCCGATCCTGCTCGAAGGCGACCGGCTGCTCGTGAGCAAATTTCCCTATGGCTATAGCCATGTGTCCCCGACCATCCCCAACCCCGCCGCGCTGACGCGGATGTTGCTGCTGGGCGGTCCGGCGGAACCGTGGAGCATCGTGTTGCCGTCGGTGGGCGGGCGACTGTTCGGACGTTATCCGACGCGCGGTGACATCGTCATCGTGACGCCGCCGACACGTTCGGACGATTACATCAAGCGCGTCATCGGTCTGCCGGGCGACACGATCGCCGTCACCGGCGGTCGCCTGGTCATCAACGGCACGGCGGTGAAGGCCGAACGTCGTCCGCCTGCGCTCATTCCGGTGGATGCCAACATGCCCTGTGGCCTGTTCGACGGCACGCGGATGCGCACGACCGACGGTGCGCTCGTCTGCCAGTTGCCGATCGTCCGCGAGACGCTGCCCAATGGTGTCTCGTTCGATACCGTCGACATGGGCTATCGCCAGTCGAGCGACGAATTCGGTCCGATCACCGTACCCGACGGACACGTATTCCTGATGGGCGACAACCGTGACCGTTCGTCGGACAGCCGGGTCGAGTTGGAATTCGGCGGCCTCGGCGGTGCGGTGCCGGTCGAACGGATTGGCGGGCGCGCGGAATTCATCACGTTCAGCCTCGACGGCACGACACGGCTGAGCCCGGCGACGTGGTTCACGAGCCTTCGCGACGGACGCTCATGGTCCGGACTTCGGGCGCGCCCCACCACGAACGAGGAGCGAGAATAG
- a CDS encoding pyridoxine 5'-phosphate synthase has product MAELRSLRLGVNIDHVATVRNARGGDHPDPVRAAEIVAVCGGDGITAHLREDRRHIRDEDLRRIQDATDLPLNLEMAATDEMLAIALRHRPHAACIVPEKREERTTEGGLDAAGQHNHLARYVGALNDAGIRVSLFIEASERQLDAAHRLGAPVVEFHTGEYAHAGLDGDPERVERELRRIADMAALAAKNGIEPHAGHGLTYENVQPIAAIPQLAELNIGHYLIGEAIFTGLESAVLRMRELMDAARG; this is encoded by the coding sequence ATGGCCGAGCTTCGTTCGCTCCGCCTCGGGGTCAACATCGACCATGTCGCGACCGTCCGGAATGCGCGGGGCGGCGATCATCCCGACCCCGTTCGTGCGGCCGAAATCGTCGCGGTTTGCGGCGGCGACGGCATTACCGCTCATCTCCGCGAGGATCGGCGTCATATCCGCGACGAGGATCTGCGACGCATCCAGGATGCGACGGACCTTCCGCTCAATCTCGAAATGGCGGCGACCGACGAAATGCTCGCCATCGCGCTCCGCCATCGGCCGCATGCCGCCTGCATCGTTCCCGAGAAGCGCGAGGAGCGGACCACGGAAGGCGGGCTCGATGCCGCGGGACAGCATAATCACCTCGCCCGCTACGTCGGCGCGCTCAACGATGCCGGGATCCGCGTCAGCCTGTTCATCGAGGCGAGCGAGCGGCAACTGGACGCCGCGCATCGTCTCGGCGCTCCGGTGGTCGAATTCCATACCGGCGAGTATGCGCACGCGGGTCTCGACGGCGACCCCGAACGCGTGGAGCGCGAACTGCGACGTATCGCCGACATGGCCGCACTCGCGGCGAAGAACGGGATCGAACCTCACGCGGGGCACGGCCTCACCTACGAGAACGTCCAGCCGATCGCGGCCATTCCGCAGCTCGCGGAACTCAACATCGGACATTACCTTATCGGCGAGGCGATCTTCACGGGGCTGGAAAGCGCCGTTCTGCGGATGCGCGAGCTCATGGACGCGGCGCGCGGATGA
- the ctaD gene encoding cytochrome c oxidase subunit I has translation MATTADTLNFDAPREHSDAHAHDADHKPGFFARWFMSTNHKDIGTLYLIFAICAGIIGGAISGIMRAELAEPGIQILTGAWPFGAGAEASFDEALHHWNVLITAHGLIMVFFMVMPALIGGFGNWFVPIMIGAPDMAFPRMNNVSFWLTVTAFILLLASAFVPGGTGTGAGTGWTVYAPLSTSGSAGPAVDFAIFSLHLAGAASILGAINFITTIFNMRAPGMTLHKMPLFVWSVLVTAFLLLLALPVLAGAITMLLTDRNFGTAFFDAQAGGDPILYQHLFWFFGHPEVYIMILPAFGIVSQIVATFSRKPVFGYLGMAYAMVAIGVVGFVVWAHHMFTIGMSVDMKMYFTAATMIIAVPTGVKIFSWIATMWGGSISFQTPMLWAIGFIFLFTVGGVTGVVLANGGVDNYMHDTYYVVAHFHYVLSLGAVFALFAGFYYWFGKMSGKRYNEFLGKVHFFAMFIGVNVIFFPQHFLGLDGMPRRYPDYPEAFAYWNEISSYGYLIMAGSMVVFFVNVFWSLAAGKKAPDNEWGEGATTLEWSLSSPPPYHQFETLPKVD, from the coding sequence ATGGCCACTACTGCCGACACGCTGAACTTCGATGCTCCCCGCGAGCATTCGGACGCGCATGCGCATGACGCCGATCACAAGCCGGGTTTCTTCGCCCGCTGGTTCATGTCGACCAACCACAAGGATATCGGCACGCTCTACCTGATCTTCGCGATCTGCGCGGGGATCATCGGGGGTGCGATTTCGGGCATCATGCGCGCCGAGCTTGCCGAACCGGGCATTCAGATTCTGACGGGTGCCTGGCCCTTCGGTGCGGGTGCGGAGGCGAGCTTCGACGAGGCGCTCCATCACTGGAACGTGCTGATCACCGCGCACGGTCTCATCATGGTCTTCTTCATGGTCATGCCCGCGCTGATCGGCGGTTTCGGGAACTGGTTCGTTCCGATCATGATCGGCGCGCCCGACATGGCGTTCCCGCGCATGAACAATGTCAGCTTCTGGCTGACGGTCACCGCCTTCATCCTGTTGCTCGCCAGCGCGTTCGTTCCGGGAGGAACGGGCACGGGCGCGGGCACGGGGTGGACCGTTTACGCGCCGCTTTCGACGTCGGGCTCCGCCGGACCCGCGGTCGATTTCGCGATCTTCTCGCTGCATCTCGCGGGTGCCGCCTCGATCCTGGGCGCGATCAACTTCATCACGACCATCTTCAACATGCGTGCGCCGGGGATGACCCTGCACAAAATGCCGCTGTTCGTCTGGTCGGTGCTGGTGACCGCCTTCCTCTTGCTGCTGGCGCTGCCGGTGTTGGCGGGCGCGATCACCATGCTGCTGACAGACCGCAACTTCGGCACGGCCTTCTTTGATGCACAGGCGGGCGGCGACCCGATCCTGTACCAGCATCTGTTCTGGTTCTTCGGTCACCCCGAAGTGTACATCATGATCCTGCCGGCGTTCGGCATCGTCAGCCAGATCGTCGCCACCTTCAGCCGCAAGCCCGTCTTCGGCTATCTCGGCATGGCCTACGCCATGGTCGCGATCGGCGTCGTCGGCTTCGTCGTCTGGGCGCACCACATGTTCACGATCGGCATGAGCGTCGATATGAAGATGTACTTCACCGCGGCGACGATGATCATCGCGGTCCCGACAGGCGTGAAGATCTTCAGCTGGATTGCCACCATGTGGGGCGGTTCGATCAGCTTCCAGACCCCAATGCTCTGGGCGATCGGCTTCATCTTCCTGTTCACCGTGGGCGGCGTCACCGGCGTCGTGCTCGCCAACGGGGGTGTCGATAACTACATGCACGACACCTACTATGTGGTCGCGCACTTCCACTACGTGTTGAGCCTCGGCGCGGTGTTCGCGCTGTTTGCGGGCTTCTATTATTGGTTCGGGAAGATGTCCGGGAAGCGGTACAACGAGTTCTTGGGCAAGGTTCACTTCTTCGCCATGTTCATCGGCGTGAACGTGATCTTCTTCCCGCAGCATTTCCTGGGTCTCGACGGCATGCCGCGTCGCTACCCCGACTATCCGGAGGCGTTCGCCTACTGGAACGAGATCAGCTCGTATGGCTATCTCATCATGGCGGGGTCGATGGTGGTGTTCTTCGTCAACGTCTTCTGGAGCCTCGCCGCGGGCAAGAAGGCTCCCGACAACGAATGGGGCGAAGGCGCGACGACGCTCGAATGGAGCCTGTCGAGCCCGCCGCCGTACCATCAGTTCGAGACGCTGCCCAAGGTCGACTAG
- the pyrE gene encoding orotate phosphoribosyltransferase — MTQDEILAEFRSANALLEGHFILSSGRRSAAYLQCARVLMNAERAARLAEALAEKIPEKLRQRIDTVVSPAMGGVVIGHEMGRALGRDAMFLERPEGEFHLRRGFALEPGANVLMVEDVVTTGLSSREAIAAVDREGGKVLAEVALVDRGGGGELGVPFFGLIDLDIPTYDPDDLPPDLAAIEPVKPGSRA, encoded by the coding sequence ATGACGCAGGACGAGATTTTGGCCGAATTCCGTAGCGCCAATGCGCTGCTGGAAGGACATTTCATTCTTTCCTCCGGACGCCGCAGCGCCGCCTATCTGCAATGCGCGCGGGTGCTGATGAACGCGGAGCGCGCCGCACGCTTGGCCGAGGCGCTGGCAGAAAAGATTCCCGAAAAGCTGCGTCAGCGCATCGACACGGTCGTTTCTCCCGCCATGGGCGGAGTCGTCATCGGCCATGAAATGGGCCGGGCCCTCGGCAGGGACGCGATGTTTCTCGAGCGGCCGGAGGGGGAATTTCATCTGCGCCGCGGGTTCGCGCTCGAACCGGGCGCCAATGTCTTGATGGTCGAGGATGTGGTGACGACGGGCCTGTCGAGCCGCGAGGCGATTGCGGCCGTGGACCGCGAAGGCGGCAAGGTCCTAGCCGAAGTCGCGCTGGTCGATCGCGGCGGCGGCGGCGAGCTGGGAGTCCCCTTCTTCGGGCTGATCGACCTCGACATTCCCACGTACGATCCCGACGACCTGCCGCCCGATCTGGCCGCGATCGAGCCCGTCAAGCCGGGCAGCCGCGCGTGA
- a CDS encoding AI-2E family transporter, with the protein MVAPDPQTTGPTEIEDPRLRLEVKKALIWLGMATLFALVILAAGPLLLIVAGMIFAVALDGGTRLLGRVLPIGRGWRLMLVIIGVFGFLGWTVWTAGTAFVAQFAALRELVVGQFERLLAWASASGMIDDMSIDAVSGQMFASVGRVTSLLGSAIGALTASLLVVVIGIFIAAEPRLYDRGVGWMLPRRMRPSFYEISDQVGWALRRLLAGRLIGMFIEGLFTYVMLTLGARLLGLPSFPLAGLLALLTGLFAFIPNVGAVLSGMLMIAVGFSLSQEAGFYAIFVYLFVQNFDGYVVIPMIARRTVDLAPALVLATQIIMGTLFGILGLMLADPVVAAIKAALERYSAFRDEQANIAASRKPKVL; encoded by the coding sequence ATGGTGGCGCCCGATCCTCAGACGACCGGCCCCACCGAAATCGAGGATCCGCGCCTTCGGTTGGAGGTCAAGAAAGCGCTGATCTGGCTCGGCATGGCGACGCTGTTCGCGCTCGTCATTCTAGCGGCCGGCCCCCTGTTGCTCATCGTCGCGGGCATGATCTTTGCGGTCGCCCTCGACGGCGGGACGCGGCTTCTGGGCAGGGTCCTTCCCATCGGGCGCGGCTGGCGTCTCATGCTGGTCATCATCGGGGTGTTCGGGTTTCTCGGCTGGACCGTCTGGACAGCCGGTACCGCGTTCGTCGCGCAATTCGCGGCGTTGCGGGAGCTCGTCGTCGGCCAGTTCGAACGGCTTCTGGCCTGGGCATCGGCAAGCGGCATGATCGACGACATGAGCATCGACGCCGTGTCGGGCCAGATGTTCGCATCGGTCGGGCGCGTCACCAGCCTTCTGGGATCCGCGATCGGCGCCCTCACCGCGTCTCTCCTCGTCGTCGTGATTGGGATCTTCATTGCCGCCGAACCGCGCCTCTACGATCGCGGCGTGGGATGGATGCTGCCGAGGCGAATGCGCCCGTCCTTCTACGAGATTTCCGACCAGGTCGGCTGGGCACTGCGACGCCTGCTCGCCGGACGGCTGATCGGCATGTTCATCGAAGGGCTGTTCACGTACGTCATGCTGACGCTGGGCGCGCGGTTGCTGGGGCTGCCTAGCTTTCCGCTCGCGGGGCTGTTGGCACTGCTGACCGGGCTGTTCGCATTCATTCCCAACGTCGGCGCAGTCCTGTCGGGGATGCTGATGATCGCGGTCGGCTTCTCGCTTTCCCAAGAAGCGGGGTTCTACGCCATCTTCGTCTATCTGTTCGTCCAGAACTTCGACGGCTACGTCGTCATTCCGATGATCGCGCGGCGCACCGTCGACCTGGCGCCCGCGTTGGTGCTGGCGACGCAGATCATCATGGGAACGTTGTTCGGGATCCTCGGCCTCATGCTGGCCGATCCGGTCGTGGCCGCGATCAAGGCCGCGCTCGAACGCTACAGCGCCTTCCGCGACGAACAGGCCAACATTGCCGCTTCGCGCAAACCCAAAGTCTTGTGA
- a CDS encoding FKBP-type peptidyl-prolyl cis-trans isomerase yields the protein MSATQVPLRPIAKGSLLKFWIAMAVLVALAFALATCSTSPLQGETSETGVNLRVLEQGEDEPMTLDDAALVEYVGSLAATGEVFEDTTGSPVPMYAQALVPGFAEVWTQMRPGGRYRLFLPAEQAYGSEVRPGSPIPPNSDLVFELTIVEVGRGIAPMLIAQQQQMQGGGGPPPTAPGEGPPPVEGAGPPPIGTPTP from the coding sequence ATGTCGGCCACCCAGGTACCGTTGCGTCCGATCGCCAAGGGTTCGCTCCTGAAGTTCTGGATCGCGATGGCGGTACTGGTTGCGCTGGCGTTCGCGCTCGCGACTTGTTCGACCTCTCCCTTGCAGGGTGAGACCAGCGAGACCGGCGTCAATCTTCGCGTCCTCGAACAGGGCGAAGACGAGCCGATGACCCTCGATGACGCGGCGCTGGTCGAATATGTCGGTTCGCTCGCAGCCACGGGCGAGGTGTTCGAGGATACGACGGGCTCGCCGGTACCCATGTACGCGCAGGCCCTGGTCCCCGGGTTCGCCGAAGTCTGGACCCAGATGCGTCCGGGCGGCCGCTACCGCCTGTTCCTGCCGGCCGAGCAGGCTTATGGCTCGGAAGTGCGCCCCGGATCGCCGATTCCGCCCAATTCCGACTTGGTCTTCGAATTGACGATCGTCGAAGTCGGCCGCGGGATCGCCCCGATGCTGATTGCGCAGCAGCAGCAGATGCAGGGTGGTGGCGGACCGCCGCCCACGGCGCCGGGCGAAGGCCCCCCGCCCGTCGAAGGCGCTGGCCCGCCGCCGATCGGGACGCCGACCCCCTAG
- the acpS gene encoding holo-ACP synthase yields MIVGLGSDLCSIERIQASLDRFGERFEHRVFTDTERAKARRRPYTIAGTYAKRFAAKEAFSKAVGTGFKRGVFMKDIGVVNAPSGKPTLALTGGARARLDAMTPAGHSMTVHLTLTDDHPWAQAFVILEALPIEA; encoded by the coding sequence ATGATCGTCGGTCTCGGTAGCGACTTGTGCAGTATCGAGCGGATACAGGCATCGCTCGATCGCTTCGGCGAACGGTTCGAGCATCGCGTCTTTACCGATACGGAACGTGCGAAGGCACGTCGCCGACCCTATACGATCGCCGGCACCTACGCGAAGCGGTTCGCGGCGAAGGAGGCGTTCTCGAAGGCCGTGGGCACCGGATTCAAGCGCGGCGTCTTCATGAAGGACATCGGGGTCGTCAATGCACCTTCCGGCAAACCGACGCTCGCCCTGACGGGCGGTGCGCGGGCACGGCTTGACGCGATGACCCCGGCGGGCCACTCCATGACGGTCCATCTCACGCTGACCGACGACCATCCGTGGGCGCAGGCGTTCGTGATCCTCGAGGCACTGCCGATAGAGGCCTGA
- a CDS encoding L,D-transpeptidase family protein — translation MTILTNSMVRLGAASILIPAAAALAAPPPPSMPPADDARVPVEEVAVDASQDAVANDQSRAAVQAVPVWQAGDVDELLSYIDVIHQHGLTPADYDAAGLRAIRASGSAEEVSAAATERYERLANDLARGHAGEKSRIDWHVVDPDLQKEGDLRYLTLRALYDNDITGSLDALMPTHPQYEALKAALKKEIGKGSAARAKNVAEIRLNMDRWRWLPRDLGDRYIIVNVPAYTAALVENGETLSRHRAVAGAKNTPTPQLSVEATGVIFNPYWNVPKSIEPEVRGKAGYEAVRGDDGSIIRWRQPPGPSNSLGRVKFVMYNPHLIYLHDTNARGLFNAEERARSHGCIRTENILKLATILLEEDGGDWSAAKTAEVINSGENTGAKFVKPIPVHIVYFSAVAKADGDILAYEDIYNRDKPVLATLNDAPRGADPLAPRDEVAALN, via the coding sequence GTGACGATATTGACGAATTCGATGGTCCGACTGGGTGCGGCGAGCATCCTGATCCCGGCCGCTGCCGCGCTGGCAGCCCCGCCGCCGCCGAGCATGCCACCCGCCGACGATGCGCGTGTTCCGGTCGAGGAAGTCGCCGTCGACGCATCGCAGGATGCGGTCGCCAACGATCAGTCGCGCGCCGCAGTCCAGGCGGTCCCCGTCTGGCAGGCCGGAGACGTTGACGAACTCCTGTCCTACATCGACGTCATTCATCAGCATGGGTTGACCCCGGCGGACTATGACGCGGCAGGGCTGCGCGCGATCCGCGCCTCGGGCAGTGCCGAAGAGGTCTCCGCCGCCGCAACCGAGCGATACGAACGGCTGGCGAACGATCTGGCGCGTGGTCATGCGGGCGAAAAGTCGCGGATCGACTGGCATGTCGTGGACCCCGATCTGCAGAAAGAAGGCGATCTGCGGTACCTGACGCTGCGCGCGCTCTACGACAACGACATTACCGGCAGCCTCGACGCGCTGATGCCTACACATCCGCAGTACGAAGCCCTGAAGGCTGCGTTGAAGAAAGAAATCGGCAAGGGCAGCGCTGCCCGCGCGAAGAATGTCGCGGAAATTCGGCTCAACATGGATCGCTGGCGCTGGTTGCCGCGCGATCTGGGCGATCGCTACATCATCGTGAACGTGCCCGCCTATACCGCGGCGCTGGTCGAGAATGGCGAGACCCTGTCGCGCCACCGCGCGGTCGCCGGAGCGAAAAACACCCCGACGCCGCAACTGTCGGTCGAAGCGACGGGCGTGATCTTCAATCCCTACTGGAACGTGCCCAAGTCGATCGAACCCGAAGTGCGGGGCAAGGCCGGCTACGAAGCCGTGCGGGGCGACGACGGCTCGATCATCCGCTGGCGCCAGCCGCCGGGGCCGTCCAATTCGCTGGGTCGCGTCAAGTTCGTGATGTACAATCCGCACCTCATCTATCTGCACGACACCAACGCGCGGGGGCTGTTCAACGCCGAGGAACGGGCACGCAGTCACGGCTGCATCCGGACCGAAAATATCCTCAAGCTCGCGACGATCCTGCTCGAGGAAGACGGTGGCGACTGGTCCGCGGCGAAGACTGCCGAAGTGATCAATTCGGGTGAGAATACGGGTGCCAAGTTCGTGAAGCCGATCCCCGTGCACATCGTCTATTTCTCGGCGGTGGCGAAAGCCGACGGCGACATCCTCGCCTACGAGGACATCTACAACCGCGACAAGCCGGTGCTGGCGACGCTGAACGACGCCCCCCGCGGCGCCGATCCGCTCGCCCCGCGCGACGAGGTTGCGGCGCTGAACTAG
- a CDS encoding murein L,D-transpeptidase catalytic domain family protein: MAGAGAAISALPGAAAAQMLPRVPVPQLPNIAAPRGVDRALFERARAALMRHSDRIRHRDRIGIVDYSLRSDEARFHIVDTATGQTRSHLVSHGSGSDRNHNGFLDHFSNQHNSYATSAGTYQTANRYHGKYGLSMKLHGLDDSNSNAFSRYIVMHSAWYAEQDMVHKHGKLGRSQGCFALGRADHWSAMDLLGDGRMIYADKLA, encoded by the coding sequence ATGGCAGGCGCGGGGGCGGCGATCAGCGCGCTTCCGGGAGCCGCGGCGGCGCAGATGCTGCCCCGCGTGCCCGTTCCCCAGCTTCCAAACATCGCCGCGCCCCGAGGCGTCGACCGCGCGCTGTTCGAGCGTGCCCGCGCGGCGCTCATGCGTCATTCGGACCGCATCCGGCACCGCGACCGCATCGGTATCGTCGACTACAGCCTGCGTTCGGACGAGGCGCGCTTCCATATCGTCGACACCGCGACCGGTCAGACGCGCAGCCATCTCGTCAGCCACGGCAGCGGTTCGGACCGCAACCACAACGGCTTTCTCGACCATTTCTCGAACCAGCATAACAGCTATGCGACCAGCGCGGGCACCTACCAGACCGCCAACCGCTATCACGGCAAATACGGCCTCTCAATGAAGCTGCACGGGTTGGACGACAGCAATTCCAACGCTTTCTCGCGCTACATCGTCATGCACTCGGCCTGGTATGCCGAACAGGATATGGTCCACAAGCATGGCAAGCTCGGACGGTCGCAGGGCTGCTTCGCGCTCGGACGCGCCGACCATTGGAGCGCGATGGACCTGCTCGGCGACGGCCGCATGATTTACGCCGACAAGCTGGCGTAA
- the coxB gene encoding cytochrome c oxidase subunit II produces MKTLFLAFAALFLATAPAAAQETVETPIGEQVAVQPGLDADAEAEDLPEWIGIDASQGYNGPTGAMGIQQQYTEVGQRALGFHNNWLMPLITAISLFVLVLLLYAMVRFRRSAHPEPSKTSHNTVIEVIWTVLPALILLVIAFPSIGLIRAQYSPPPADVVVKVTGHQWYWEYEYPDHGGFSFVSNMLREADDPALTEGQRFRTDADGPALLAVDERLVIPAGQTVKFLLTANDVIHSFAMPAFWLKMDTVPGRLNETWVKVDEPGLYFGQCSELCGARHAYMPIAIEVVTPAEFRRYVASKGGAMPDEIARREAAEAAAAQAEADAAEAEAGDDADLEGTPPEAEPNEAPAAQPIA; encoded by the coding sequence GTGAAAACGCTGTTCCTGGCCTTTGCCGCCCTGTTCCTCGCCACCGCCCCTGCCGCCGCGCAGGAGACGGTCGAGACTCCGATCGGCGAGCAGGTCGCCGTCCAGCCGGGGCTCGACGCCGACGCCGAGGCCGAGGATCTGCCCGAATGGATCGGCATCGATGCTTCGCAGGGCTACAACGGCCCGACCGGCGCGATGGGGATCCAGCAGCAGTATACCGAAGTCGGACAGCGTGCGCTCGGCTTCCATAACAACTGGCTGATGCCGCTCATCACGGCGATTAGCCTCTTCGTGCTGGTCCTGCTGCTCTACGCCATGGTGCGTTTCCGCCGCAGCGCCCATCCCGAACCGAGCAAGACGTCGCACAATACGGTGATCGAGGTGATCTGGACGGTGCTGCCCGCGCTGATTCTGCTGGTCATCGCCTTTCCCTCGATCGGTCTGATCCGGGCGCAATATTCGCCGCCGCCGGCCGATGTCGTCGTGAAGGTGACGGGCCATCAATGGTATTGGGAATACGAATACCCCGACCATGGCGGCTTCAGCTTCGTGTCCAACATGCTGCGCGAAGCGGACGATCCCGCATTGACCGAGGGTCAGCGGTTCCGCACCGACGCCGATGGTCCGGCGCTGCTGGCGGTCGACGAGCGGCTCGTCATTCCGGCGGGACAGACGGTCAAGTTCCTGCTGACGGCGAACGACGTCATCCATTCGTTCGCGATGCCGGCCTTCTGGCTCAAGATGGACACCGTCCCCGGTCGCCTCAACGAAACCTGGGTCAAGGTCGACGAGCCGGGTCTCTATTTCGGACAGTGCAGCGAGCTTTGCGGGGCGCGTCATGCCTACATGCCGATCGCGATCGAGGTCGTGACTCCCGCTGAATTCCGCCGCTACGTCGCCAGCAAGGGTGGCGCGATGCCCGACGAGATCGCGCGCCGCGAGGCCGCCGAAGCCGCCGCCGCGCAGGCCGAAGCCGACGCTGCCGAAGCCGAGGCAGGCGACGATGCCGATCTCGAGGGCACGCCGCCCGAAGCCGAACCCAACGAAGCGCCCGCCGCGCAGCCGATCGCCTAA
- the rpsU gene encoding 30S ribosomal protein S21, translated as MQIIVRDNNVDQALRALKKKLQREGVYREMKLRRHYEKPSEKRAREKAAAVRRARKLERKRMEREGGR; from the coding sequence ATGCAGATTATCGTTCGCGACAACAACGTCGACCAAGCGCTGCGCGCGCTCAAGAAGAAGCTGCAGCGTGAAGGCGTCTATCGCGAGATGAAGCTGCGCCGCCATTACGAAAAGCCGAGCGAAAAGCGTGCCCGTGAAAAGGCCGCTGCCGTGCGTCGTGCGCGCAAGCTCGAGCGCAAGCGTATGGAACGCGAGGGCGGTCGCTAA
- a CDS encoding serine hydrolase domain-containing protein, with translation MKKFLLVPMALALTACPPPEGHVYSASSPEASERARADLQPVLDRHGFDGDLRVSGGRLDGARVGRMRVWPWASVTKQIVAVMVMQEVEAGRLDLDTPVSDYVDWPESSEDFVPPTLRQLLKHQSGLLDQEPRFGQPDAVPPEDYECSRQIDAAGGAFVYNNCDTIIAASVLEALTRHSIGELFHERIAAPLGLASSGFATAETPLADSRDGSLTPHDVSLYGAAGGLAGTPEGLVVVSRALLDGRLLGEAARAEMWRGDPELGYTALGQWDVTLPLDGCDAPVRIIERRGAVPGYQARNFILPDLGIVVVAFIGRSEENYSFGEPWSGEGLSYDLLSAAACGD, from the coding sequence GTGAAGAAATTTCTTCTCGTTCCCATGGCGCTGGCGCTGACAGCCTGTCCGCCGCCCGAGGGACATGTCTATTCTGCCTCGTCACCTGAGGCTTCAGAACGCGCTCGCGCCGATTTGCAGCCGGTTCTGGACCGGCATGGTTTCGATGGGGACCTTCGCGTTTCCGGCGGCCGGCTCGACGGCGCGCGGGTAGGAAGGATGCGTGTCTGGCCTTGGGCGAGCGTCACCAAGCAGATCGTTGCCGTCATGGTGATGCAGGAGGTCGAGGCGGGGCGTCTCGACCTCGACACGCCCGTGTCCGACTATGTCGACTGGCCGGAATCGAGTGAGGATTTCGTGCCCCCCACCTTGCGGCAGTTGCTGAAGCACCAGTCGGGGCTCTTGGACCAAGAACCACGCTTCGGACAGCCGGATGCCGTTCCCCCCGAGGACTATGAGTGTTCGCGGCAAATCGACGCGGCGGGCGGCGCCTTCGTTTACAACAATTGCGACACGATCATCGCCGCGTCCGTTCTCGAGGCATTGACGCGCCACTCGATCGGCGAACTGTTCCACGAGCGGATCGCCGCGCCGCTCGGGCTGGCCTCGTCGGGCTTCGCAACCGCAGAGACCCCGCTCGCGGACAGCCGCGACGGGTCGCTGACGCCCCATGACGTTTCGCTCTATGGCGCGGCCGGCGGGCTGGCGGGGACGCCCGAGGGGCTGGTCGTCGTGTCGCGGGCGCTGCTCGACGGACGCTTGCTCGGCGAGGCCGCGCGGGCCGAGATGTGGCGGGGCGATCCGGAGCTGGGTTATACGGCGCTCGGCCAATGGGACGTGACGCTCCCGCTGGACGGTTGCGACGCCCCCGTCCGCATTATCGAACGGCGCGGCGCCGTCCCCGGCTATCAGGCACGCAACTTTATCCTCCCCGACCTCGGCATCGTCGTCGTCGCCTTCATCGGGCGTAGCGAGGAGAACTATTCTTTTGGAGAGCCGTGGTCGGGTGAGGGTCTCAGCTACGATCTGCTCTCCGCTGCGGCGTGCGGCGACTGA